The following is a genomic window from Amaranthus tricolor cultivar Red isolate AtriRed21 chromosome 10, ASM2621246v1, whole genome shotgun sequence.
AGTGTTTGGTGATACAACTCAGGATGTAGGTTATGCAGTAAGTCACACATGCCCTCTTTCGACCCCTAAAAAATTCCATAAAGTAGTAAGATTTAGAAGACACAAGTAAGGCAATAACACATTTACAAGTATCAAGAAGAAACTACAAATATTACTGCTTGTCTGCCAGTGATCCGACAATTGTCCCAAATAACATGGAGGATCCAAAACCAGCAATAAAAAGTTGTCCTATATCCCCTTTTCCGTAGCCATATGTACTATAAAGGTAGTAAACGTATGGACCCTGCAACCAGTCCCCAACTGTTCACATGTAAACAATTCCATCAAAAAGCAATTTCCCATTTATACAATTAAGTGTCCATACAAGAACAATTCAACTTTTGAATATGAATGTGCTTAAGAAATCCCTTCTAGGACACTTATATCTGAATTAAGGATGGTAATTACTTCAAAACTAACAGCTTCTGAGATCAATCCTAATTGGAACTGGGCCACGAACATCCAATGATACCGATGTTATCAGAAAAAATAGAAACATTATTGGACAACCACCTTCTAATGAGCAAGAAGCAAGACACACAATAGTTCATGATACTCTAATATTCCATAAACATTTAATCAGCATGTAGTTTAATATAAGGTCCGACATCTATTAACCTGGCACCTCCAATTTTGAACATGTAGATTAGCATGATACCACCGTATATTTCCATGTATAAACAATCTACTCCACCTCCAATAAAGCTGCACAACCTCCACTAGTCTTGGCCATGAACCCTCATAAAACACTTGTTTCttgaaattaataacaatatttgTATGCAATTTGTCCATAGCAATACTAAATTTACTCAATCCCGTCCCCATACCTTGTCTTCAAAGTTATACTGAAACAATATGAAATTTTACAAGAAAAGAGTATCTTAGACAACTTACCCACACTTTTTCATATCTAGGACGCCAACCTTGCTTTAGTAAggaatcaattttaattttacaacTTATTAAGCTTCAAAGATTAAAAGTCCTAACAAAGTCCCAATAGTCTTCCCACCTCTGAGGCTCCTAGTGTCAAAAGGAAGACACCTAATTTTGTGCCCTAAGCAAACAACTCAATGCTCAAACTTCATAAGATTCTATGCCAGGCAATCCTTGATTTCCAATACCTTGATACTCCTCATACTATATAAGAGTGACCAGCGCGCATAAtagtgaaaaaatataatttcggTCATGGTCGCAGACTAACGACACAATGAACAACATGTTCCCAACGTGTCTACTAAAATTGTGCAACAAGAGAATAGTCAACATCATGCTCCTAATTCCTCTACAAATGTGCACAATAAAGCTATGCAAGAAGATGATTCACTTTATTGCCTTGTACATTGCCTTTTCAACAGGGTTCTTTGCCTTTAAAACAAAACTCATTACCTTTATTACCTAACACTTAGTCTCTAGGTACTACTGAAAATTTTCTATTACAGATTGTCTTGGAGTGGACTATTCCGATACTTTTTCTCTATGGTGAACGTGATAATAGTTCGGCGTTTATTTGTAGTGATCACACACACAAAAAAGGCTTGTATTTAGCTTGATGTCGATAATGCGTTTCTTCGTGATAATCTTCATGAAGAAGTATGTATGAAGATTCTCGAGGGACTTACTACTAGTCCAAAAATGGTTTGTAAACTCAAGAAATTATTGTATGGATTAAAACAAACGTCTGTACAGTGGTTTGCTAGACTTGTTTCGAAGCTATACGAGGGTTTTGAGCAATCCAAGAacaattaatcattgttcattcgacaTCTTGATGGTTATACGCAGCAATTCATGTGAATAATATCCTTTCAACTGAAGACTCTATTGCTCACATGGATGCTATAAAGCAACATCTACACAAAGTGTTTAGTATCAAAGACCTAGGtaatcttcattatttttttgggGAAAGTTCATACTTTACTAGAAGGGTATGTGTTGTCACAAAAGAAGTTCACCAACGAATTACTTAAAGACAGTGGTCTTAAAAATTTTATGCATATTGTTACTGCCTTACTATTAAACTTAAAGCTCCAAAAAGACCTTACTCAACCTTTTGAGGATCGTACTAAATCTAGATGCTTAGTAGGTAGGCTTGACTTTCTTACCAACACTCAACCTGGTCTTTCATTCATGGCTTAAAACCTTAGACAACATATACAAACACCTTTTGTGGCTCATTATCAAGTTCTCCGACATATCTTGAATTATGTTCATTCCTACTACTACTTCTCAACTGTCATATGTTTCAACGAAAATATTGCCTTGTTTTGACGAAATGTGTTTGCAGTTCCAACAGTTACTTACCAAACATGGAACTTGTTACCCACCTCCAAGTTTGCTAGGGTGTGAACACATGATGAGTTTATTATATTAAGTTAAGTTTTAGGGTTATTGTGATGTAAAGTTTGTTATTAGCATGATGCCTCTAGGACTAGTTAGTTATTAATCTCATTCCTTTTGTCCTATATAAGCAATCTGCTACCGCTAGTAGTATTACTTATGAAATAATGTTCTGAATGCACCTCTCGTACTGTTTGTAATTATCCATGACAACTTAACTACTGAAATAATTTGCCAAGATcgatacgatgttaagaactttgatgaacgataataatttcaatgaactaacaaacgtttgataaaataaaatttgcaaaattgacacaatgatttaaggaggttcacccaataaCTGCTACGTCCTCcatggtgtgtagtttcttgtttatattatttcaatggagtaaaacactcttacaaatggagtattacaattgagtaagagataaaaacaataggctatgtgtttggcttagggattgtattttgattatcttggatgagtatgagagctctctatttatagtactaagtacATTTAATGATAATTGCTCACTTAATACATGCTTAATGTTAAATAACAAATGAGTTGAAACAACTCCAAGGACTTGAAAAGACAAAAGTAGCATCCTAGGTGCATCAGAGGAACCGCTCGACCAGAATAGAGAGCCCGCTCGGTCAAGCAAGCTACAGGCAACTTCTGGATACATTTTGTTTGTTCGCTCGACCCACCCAAGAGCTTGCTCGGTTGAGCGACCTTGAGTATCCTTCTAACAGTTTCTGCTCGAGCAAAGCATCTTCTAAAaaccctttgcacttcttcattaaacaCCATTAAAACCAATAACTCCCATAAttacttcaacaaataaatcacacttaaacacCATAAACAAAACATTAAGTTACTCACTTAATTCTCCTATTAACCAATGCCATAGAATTCCATCCCATCAATTCCACTCATAAATACACACATCAATTTgcgcactcaagtcacactattCATAACAACTACTATGCCTTCTTTCACAACTTAActtgaacaaaataaataaactgaaaatctaacaacattacttcactcaaaagaattcaaaatcaagatAGCGCACTCCAATTCTCAATCTatagaaaattttcatttccaATTTCCATGCAACAAACCACATTGATCATAATTTTCGTTTCTTGCACTAAATCATATCATATCTCAACAAATTGAGAAGTAAAATCactattaaacaaaaattaaagtatataacaaacAGCgatccaagaaaaatatatacaaacatatctCGAAAAGAATTACccatatgacaaaaaaaaatcaacaaaaaaatatacaaacatatgaaaaaaaaatgtacaaaCAGCGATTCAaccttttaatgaaaaaaaaacttaaaacgaAGCGAGATTAAGAAAGGAAACTAATCGATATTTGAATGAAactaaacagaaaaaaaaatagaaaagaatGAAAAGAATTACCCATCATGAGAGAATAAACGAGGatataattgttttttaaaGAATTGAAAGCGGAAGAAGTGTTGACACGATCATTGTTGTTCTTGCTTGACTCAAGTGCTGCGACAATTATAGCTAGGGATCCGAATACGAAGTAATAGAATAACTccatttttgttgattttcagAGAAAACGTTTAGTCAGAGAATTAATGAAGATTGTTGTTCTGATGttatgaaaaaaattgaaacacGCAGAATTGCAGCGGATTATATGAGCAATGTTTGGGGTAGAGACGCGGGTTTGTTGATACTGAAGGGAGACGACACGTGGCAAGATCAAAGCGTGATCATGGCCAAATTTATGCGTCGATGATTTTTCATGTTGCTGATTCGCCATCATTCTCCATTCGGTAGAATATAGTACTGTACAGTCAACTGTATACAGTAATcatacttttaatttgtatttttatttaaaaatattattataacataaattaagtattttaaatttatagtgGCCTTAGTGGCGTATGGCAAATGGCAGGTAGCTGATAGCTGATTATAGATTTATAATGACCGATTTGATATCAACTAGTTTGacaaattgattttaaattttctgtTATAAGTGTCTtgtttaaaaacattttttttaaatcaagatGAAGTTTCTTGAAGAGAGGCGAATTTAGGGTTTTGTTCAAGGTTTCAAAAAAACAGTTTATTAATAGTTATTGAATATTAACATTAAATGGTTTGAACTCCAACACCTTATTTGTATcaaagtaattaaaaattacttataaactattttaccaaacatctcttataaaatttgaatttaaaacaaaaagacCCTAAAACTCAAAACCATCTCCCCAACCACATTCCTCACCCATCTCTAATCCAATTCGACTCGATTAAAATATGATCATTTATATCACCGGAAAGAAAAACTTTATTACAATCTTTCCATTCATTCAGACACGACTTAGGACCCGATTCATTTAACAttcataataatataacaatcacaaaataaaaaaaaataaaaactaactaaCTAATTCTTCAcatgttaaaattattttaaaaaaatattctcaAGTGTTATATTACTAAAAGCAACCAAGTGAATACATGtttttttaatccttttaactttaaaatattaaagtttttagataaaaattatgatgaataataaattattctTGGTAATGAATAATTATTTGACTTTCTTACTAGTTTTTTTGTTCATGGTTAATAACAAGTGCTGACAACAAACAAATTATAACCAGAGATTCGAATAAAaaatccttatttttaggaaaatagtttttaaaatacttaattatttacaaaatttattagCTCTGTAAATTAGCGTTCTCTCTTCAAACAAAGCGCGAAACTAAAATCTCTCCCGCCAAATATTCCGTCCCGTTAAATCCTCTTGCACTCTTTGTCTTACCGCTGACCAAAACCCCAAAACACTACCGCTGCCCTCCATTACCATGGCTTTATCAGCTCAACGTCGACGAACTCGAGCTCCAAATCCCGTCTATCGCCCTCCATCACCATCTCTAGAATCAGAAGAAGAAAGTTCAGATTTAGATTACGATAAAGTGTGTTGTGTAGAATGTGGATCTGGGAATAATGCTCGTCATTTGCTGCTTTGTGATGGCTGTGATAATGGCTATCATTTGTATTGCCTTAAACCTATTCTTGTTGCGGTTCCTAAAGGTTCTTGGTTTTGCCCTAATTGTTCTGGTACCAAGAAGCTacatagtatgtttttggattctttttatttcatttgagatttttttttggttCATGATTTGTGGGAATAACTTCTGTTAGCTtaattgtttatatttattttttgatttgtattCCTTATTTTAAAGTTTTCAATTGCAATTTTACATCAATTTCTGTCAGTGACATTTGTTTGTTAAATTGAGAGTTCTattattttgattcatttttgGTCTATTTAGTTTGTAAGTTATTGGGTTattatcattttaattaatAGGCTTTGACGGACAGCTGAATTCGTTTAATGTTGGTTTGAATTGAGATTGGGGCTTTTATACAATCGccaatttaattttaagattGGTCTAATTTGGTTGATATAGCATCGAAATTCTGATGAATTGAGTTTCGTTTTGCGTGTATAACATCTGGCAAACTGATAAAGGCACTTTGCAATTGTAAAAAAGTTTCACCTTTTGTAAATTGAGATTAGGGTTTTATACAATCACTAATgtgtattttgattaaaatagtaaaaatgtTGAATGCTATGCATGCTATTTTGCTCTATGATTTTGCTATTGGATTTTGATTTTAGCTTAATGGTTTCTGTAATTATTTTTCCTTGAGGTTTTCTTCTTATCATCACAAGTATGTTCTTGTTCTTGCTGTACTTATTGATGTTCAAGATGATCATCTCTTCCACTCTTAGATGTTTGGGCTTCAAATTTctcatatttttctttaatatatgcaGAATTCCCATTAGTACAGACTAAAATTGTTGATTTCTTCAGACTTAAAAAGCCACCTGCAGAAATGGAAAAGCTAATGACAGGTGAGATGACTAAATCCTATTTAAGTTAATCAAATTTTCTGGAATTTTTTACTGATTCAGAAAGTGGGTATTGATTAGAACATGAAATTGATTTTAGATACTCGCAAAAGGAAGAGACGCTCAAGCTTCCTGGTTACGAAAAAGAGTAGAAAATTGTTGCCCTTCAATCCAACTGAGGATCCTGAAAGGAGACTAGAGCAAATGGCATCTTTAGCCACTGCGTTGATGGCTACCGGGACTGAGTTTAGTAATGAGCTCACTTATGTTCCCGGCATGGCTCCTAAATCAGCAAATTCTGCTGTTCTTGAGAACGGAGGAATGCAGGTAATGACACATATAGGTTGCAAATGACATACATTATCTTTGATAGGTGCTTTAGTATGTATGGCTGTAGGAGCTTATGGTTTATAGCTTATCAGGTTCTTCGGTCACGAGGCTGAAAATAAACTAGAAACTGATTTTACTTTAGATTGTGATGCAGATGCAAACTGCTACTAGAGCTGAAATGCCTACAGCTTCCTTGTCTAATTATTGTATTGCTAGTTTTACCATTCTACTTCCTAGAGTTCAGCTGGATTTCTCAAGTATGAATGTATTGTGCAACTAGAGGGGATTTATAAACTTTATTGTCCTCAATTAGACATTTAGACTGCAAAGCTTtgttaaatgataaataatatgCACTTAGTTACTTGATCTATATCTAGGATCATGGATAAATATGCTTTCATTCATGCACTTTATCACTTGATTTATATCTTAGAtcatgaataaataatttttcaagCATGCACTTGATGTGATTCAACTCAAGGCATATTTTTTTGTTCCATGGGGTACATTGTTGTGAAATGTGACTTAGAGTTTTtccttataattttgaaatttgaaattttgaattgATGTAGGTAATGTCAGAAGAAGATAAAGAAACATTAACTTTGTGCAAAAGGATGATGGAAAGAGGGGAATGGCCTCCCCTTCTAGTTGTCTTTGATCCTAGAGAAGGGTAAGTATTCCTTTGTAAGTTTGATCAATATATTTCATACCCATAGGAAGAACAGAGAACAAGGAGCAGTACAAACTACCAACTTACAATTTGAAATCATATAACAGGTTCACAGTACAGGCAGATAAGTTTATCAGGGATTTGACAATCATCACAGAATATGTTGGAGATGTTGATTACCTGCGTAATCGTGAAAATGATGATGGGGATAGCATGATGACATTGCTTTCAGCTTGTAATCCTTCACAAAGTCTTGTTGTATGCCCTGACAAACGCAGTAACATTGCACGCTTCATCAATGGCATCAACAACTTTACTCCGTAAGCTTTCTTCTTTTTATGTGATGAATTTGAATGCTTCAACACCTCTACTAATCATTGTTTGGTTCAataattaagaatgaaaacCTATCAATAAGCTTATCTAGAAACTAAAAACGTGTTTAAAGTGTCTGAAAGACATCGTAAGCTAAACTATGCGACTACAATTGACAGTTTGTGCATTGTTGTAATGCAGGGAAGGAAGGAAAAAGCAGAACCTGAAGTGTGTAAGATATGATGTAGGTGGTGAATGCAGAGTTTTGCTTATTGCAAACAGAGATATAAGTAAAGGAGAAAGGCTGTATTATGATTACAACGGACTTGAGAACGAATACCCAACTGAGCATTTTGTATAACATCCCCGTTCTTTTAACTTAACATCTAACTTCAAGTTAGAAATTTTTTGTTAGTGACCATAAACTCATTTTAGGTTTTCCTGTTCTGCTGAAATTAATCTCTTAACTGTACATGTAGTCTTCAGTAGCTAATTTATGTAGGTACAATCTGTAAAACTAAATTTCTCTATGAGAAACGTTAGatctaggcatggccacggtccgggttggtccggttccgttccggttccatccggctccatttggaacctgtcgcgaacggttccggttccggttccgggcggttccaaacggttccttggcggttcatgaggcggttccggcggttccaactcacgggacgggcgggtcggaccatcggttccatttttattttttctttaaatatttatataataaaaaaatactataatattgcggacgtacctttgatgattacttgattattagcgaaattcattgcatgtcaagttgtcatcgttattgaaatatttactaaaaagaatgaaaaaaataaattaataacaaacgaatcaatgataatgtcgataaagatgattaataaaaaaaagggagaaaatggacttgaacctagtacccaaaggaatactaagctgcctacgtatcccgaaggaatcaaagcccacgtagttctttgtcataccttttatttatagttgttgaatgttgatttatcgttgtcggattgatcctattcgtcttcgtcatcatcatgtggttggttagatgcttccgctgactctcctcctgacgatgatgcagatgtatccatcatcatccatggatcatcatcgtcgtcttgatcatcatcattccttagtccttgcgTTCGAATCttcgcttgatcccaatctttcttgcaaacacatatttgaatactctgTGGAGCAAggcgagatctcttttcgtccaaaactcttctacctgcactaaaagcagactccgacgcaattgttgacgcgggaattgcaaggatatcctttgcaattctcgataaaatgggaaattttacagatttttctttccaccactctaaaatattatagctaccttggtctatttcaaagtggtgtttaagataactatctagttctaaatatgaggtcgaggaagaagatgatcctacaaaactatcatcttgactcattatattagctattaccgaattatagtaagagggacgtgccgaaacgctagcacgcctagacgtatcgcgttttgggttatacacactagcgtaataatcatagagttctgctaaatattttttacatgttcctacataattatgtacatcagtaggcgggcgatctaacgattggtagtaaaatcctattactttagtaaggacctcagttttaaaacatgggtccaaaatggttgcgattccataaatataagaaaattcggtaaaatatgccttccatttttccatcatatctgcaagaatcggcttcaaatatgggttagtatcatcatgtgtatatttaaggagatgataaaaaatagtaacacactcacttattactaagtgaacgttcggttcataaacatatgaaaaaatcttagtcgcgtggtcatacgcttctaatatgttatgtacacctattgctaattcccaagtgtcatcagctttgtaactatctgtacactcactatatagttgtgttataactggacgataagcaatcgcctttcttaataaattgttggttgagccccaacgtgtaggagtatccaatgaccaatacacttttttaagttgatattggtcacataattgtttgtatcgtctctttatctttccaatcctaagccacttcactatatccctaattggttctaataaatcgcttaattgttttatgccagcttggcaagataagttaactatatgcgcacaacagcatatgtgtaataagctacccccaaggataaaactaaatgcaggttcgttatacaaaagttctagacatttaatgttcgcggttgcattatcagttgaacaacaaaatatcttatctaataagtaataagttccattctctacatatctctactaatctatattttatgttttcactggtatgtctttctggcattgtctcaaaagcaattattcttttttgaataatccaattttgatctatccaatgtgctgttacacacatataagattctaaatgtgggggagcagaccaaatgtcagttgttatgctaaccctaccattaaaagatttaaacatttcaactaattcatagcgcattgatggAGAAAGTCTTGTATAGATTTGGTTTACGCTATGTTGATGTGGAACAACccacggcccgtttggtaatcgGTATCAAATGGAGGGAATGGTTATAGAATGTTAGTTTAGTTTTGGTAAGAATATCTCTCGATAAGTTTAATGATCATGCTTATTCTCTTTCAACAAACTCATTTCCTTCACAAAATCTATTTTAATACATTACCACttgaacatgtggtattagatagtaataaaaaaaaaacttttttattatcaaactttcattaccatggtaaATTGGTAATGACATGATACACATCATGAAAAtctacactacaaatcatttatCAAACGGCCTGTAAAAGCTGATGTTGCAGTTATCTTTGCTGTCATTATTTACAAAATGTTTAGTGCTAATACATTTTTCGCATGCCAATGCTAATTCGAATTCAATGAATCAATGTATACTTTAGCTTCAACTATCTCAGGTGGCATTCTCATGCAGGAATGAGTTCTGTGACTTACATCACTTGTTAAGAAACAACTTTAACTATTatgtcaaataaaataaaaacaataccaATGATAcactattttcttttaatttgtagtAGGCTAGGGAATCCCTACAGGCTACAGATAAGAGTGAAGGGGAATTAATCATATATGTAGCCAGTGAGAATTGAACTTTTATCCTAAAGGTGAAAGCGAAGACTTCAACTACTATACTAATCCATGATTTTCACCTATAAtacaattttaactttaaaacaatCTGTTAAAATGTATACATTTCTTGTTCTATGTACACTaactatgactatgaatttaaggATACCTTAGAAACCACTGCCACAAGCCCACAAATCAAATACATGCACTGGAGGTTATCCGCACAGGGCCCATAAAAATGTATTCTTCTGTCTTATTGAGATTCTAGCATTACGTAAATCTATATGAGAGTTTGTAAGAGTaaatgttgcaattataatggaacgaagggagtattaaGATAGAGCATGTGTTGCCAGAGTTTGGGGACCTGAAATATTACAACAGTAGGGCGGGACTGGATTTAAAGCCAAGTCCATACACATAGAAGACTTAAAGGCCCTTGACTCTCCC
Proteins encoded in this region:
- the LOC130825036 gene encoding histone-lysine N-methyltransferase ATXR6-like — encoded protein: MALSAQRRRTRAPNPVYRPPSPSLESEEESSDLDYDKVCCVECGSGNNARHLLLCDGCDNGYHLYCLKPILVAVPKGSWFCPNCSGTKKLHKFPLVQTKIVDFFRLKKPPAEMEKLMTDTRKRKRRSSFLVTKKSRKLLPFNPTEDPERRLEQMASLATALMATGTEFSNELTYVPGMAPKSANSAVLENGGMQVMSEEDKETLTLCKRMMERGEWPPLLVVFDPREGFTVQADKFIRDLTIITEYVGDVDYLRNRENDDGDSMMTLLSACNPSQSLVVCPDKRSNIARFINGINNFTPEGRKKQNLKCVRYDVGGECRVLLIANRDISKGERLYYDYNGLENEYPTEHFV